A part of Aspergillus flavus chromosome 5, complete sequence genomic DNA contains:
- a CDS encoding putative serine/threonine protein phosphatase, with amino-acid sequence MSDLDRAIAQLRACRLIPETQVRELCYKARELLIEEGNVVCVDAPVTICGDIHGQFHDLMELFRVGGDVPDTNYLFMGDFVDRGFYSLESFLLLLCLKVRYPDRITLIRGNHESRQITTVYGFYDECIRKYGSANVWRYCCEVFDYLALGALVLGTSSELEPTGPVMNDSTQSTMPIDDAELETEVLNSKGEVTYSSYRPRQSGSSTENRNMSPSGDIPSQAPLRTGAPGTGASGAGAGSYSSRTGAVLCVHGGLSPLIDTVDKIRLIDRKQEVPHEGAMCDLLWSDPDEIDGWGLSPRGAGFLFGGDIVKQFNYRNDLSLIARAHQLVMEGYKEMFDGGIVTVWSAPNYCYRCGNVASILELGEDTSNGGTVTRSNGDYGRSNGIMTVDRPGVRSPGRRYRVFEAAAQDTRGMPAKKPVADYFLVSLPFLPT; translated from the exons ATGAGCGATCTTGATAG GGCGATCGCCCAACTACGCGCCTGTCGCTTGATACCCGAAACCCAGGTCCGCGAACTCTGCTACAAGGCGCGAGAGCTCCTCAtagaagaaggaaatgtCGTCTGTGTAGATGCGCCAGTCACGATCTGTGGTGATATCCATGGTCAGTTTCACGATTTGATGGAGCTCTTCCGAGTCGGAGGAGATGTCCCCGACACCAACTACCTCTTCATGGGCGACTTTGTCGATCGCGGATTCTATTCCCTTGAGTCATTTTTACTACTTCTCTGCCTCAAAGTGCGCTATCCAGACCGTATCACCCTCATCCGTGGAAATCACGAATCGCGCCAAATCACAACGGTCTATGGGTTCTATGACGAGTGTATTCGGAAATACGGCAGCGCCAACGTATGGCGTTATTGCTGTGAAGTCTTTGACTATTTGGCGCTAGGCGCCCTTGTTCTTGGAACAAGCTCGGAACTTGAACCGACAGGACCCGTTATGAACGATTCTACTCAGTCCACTATGCCAATCGACGACGCAGAGCTGGAGACCGAAGTACTAAACTCGAAGGGGGAGGTCACATACAGCTCATACCGACCAAGACAGAGTGGCTCATCAACAGAGAACAGAAACATGTCGCCATCCGGAGATATCCCAAGCCAGGCACCCCTCAGAACAGGTGCACCCGGCACAGGTGCATCGGGAGCAGGCGCGGGTAGCTATTCGAGCAGAACCGGAGCAGTCCTCTGCGTTCACGGCGGTCTCTCTCCTCTAATCGACACAGTCGACAAGATCCGTCTAATCGACAGAAAACAAGAAGTTCCTCACGAAGGCGCCATGTGCGACCTGTTATGGTCGGACCCTGATGAAATTGACGGCTGGGGATTGAGCCCGCGCGGTGCCGGATTTCTGTTCGGCGGGGACATCGTGAAGCAGTTCAACTACAGAAACGACCTATCCCTGATTGCGCGCGCCCATCAGCTTGTGATGGAGGGCTATAAGGAGATGTTCGACGGCGGGATCGTCACTGTCTGGTCAGCCCCCAACTACTGCTACCGATGTGGAAACGTGGCATCCATTCTGGAACTCGGCGAAGACACAAGCAACGGTGGTACGGTGACTAGAAGTAATGGTGACTACGGACGGAGCAACGGCATTATGACAGTCGACAGGCCAGGTGTGAGGAGTCCCGGAAGAAGGTACAGGGTTTTTGAAGCCGCTGCGCAGGATACAAGGGGCATGCCCGCTAAAAAGCCTGTTGCAGATTATTTCCTGGTAAgtctcccttttctccctACATGA